The Clupea harengus unplaced genomic scaffold, Ch_v2.0.2, whole genome shotgun sequence genome includes the window AGCATACGTTAAAACCCAGGCCACTGGTTGACCATCGGTATCCAAAACACAGCAGGTGGGTAAATAGCGGATCATGTTCTTGATAAACTCCACGCTGTGTTCTCCTTCCCCAAACTTCCAGGTCTTATTAaccaaagaaatgtgtgactCATCAAGGGAGGATATTGCTACTGTTGAGCtaaaaaaagtgaaagaaacATAATTAGGACAGACGTTTTTGAAGACTAGCGATCTTTTCCAAAATTATAATAAAGTGTGTCACCCCTGCTCTTACGTTTTCTCATGTACATTCCACCTGCAAGCATTATGTCATGTAGGAAACTAGGAAAGGGTACAGGTGATATGGCGGAGTTACACCAAACATTAAAATGGTCAACATATGATCCATAAGTATATTGTAATTTGGAAGCATGTGAAGAATCTGATGGGTTTGGGCGGCTAAAACCATGTTGTATGCTCCTTTTCAACTGAACATGCTCTGATAATCAAAAGCATTATCTGATTTGACTGGTgggttaaataaataaataaataaataaataaataaatgctacaTAAATAGTCAAACAAATTTAAATGCTTTTTAACAAAGCATGCATATGAAGTTAATTACATAAACATTACAGCGATTAGACTTTACTGTAGTTTAGTGCACAACTAGGATAGATATTATAGCCTAAACATTATGAAAACAGTATTTACCTGTCTGTTTGTGGGAGGTGAGAGGGATCCTGCAGTCTCAGCACATGACACACAACTAACTTGTTTCCAGTTGCACCTCTGGTGGCAGCTATACTTGTTATCATTTCCTCGTAACACAAGTCTACACCTACATGCCATTTCAATCACAGTCACATAAAATCACAGATTAGGTGCAGAAATATATAAAGACATCATCGGGGAGACTGGAAAAGTATttagagacaaaacaacaaaaaagaatacCTAAGCAAAGATAGTTTTCCCAGTTGACAATTTCTGTCTCAAGCAATATTTTCTTTAGTTTATCCCCATCTTTGGAGTAAACACTTATGTCTTTGAAGCAATCATCCTCCTGTAAATGCAAGCAAATTATTTTTCGACATTAAATTATGCACTGTCCATTTTTACCGATGTAAAATTGAACAGTCACACAAGGGTGCTGAATTCTCCCATAACTGGATTGGTATAAGGGCTACTGAATTGTCAGACTAAATGTAGTGCTTACGGTTTACCTTCTCCCGCAGTGGTCGGGTGAGGATTACTCTGAAATCTGGCCAGCGGTCCACCAGTACATCCATATGGTCAGCTTTAACTCTGTTCATTTGAAAAATGTAACCATACACctggaaacaaaaacaagtttcACCAAAAAGCTGCAAATCCAACACTATTAACGAATTAGATCTTTATTGCATTTTGTATATCATCTCGGGCACACGTGCGCACTCATAGAAACACCCACTTGCAACGACTGAGGAAAGAGGTCAGATAGCAGTGTCTCTGCCATCTTGAGTTGTTCCTCGTCCAGTATCTCCATAACTGCCTTGAAACAAAGCGGGTCAGGAAATGTTATCGATCAATTCAACTACCGCCAAACTTCAGTTGCGAAAACATAGGCCTCCTTTGTAGCCATGAACTCCGTTCATACTAGTTATAGCCTATATTTGAGTGATTTTCAGTTCTGTCTGTAGCTTTGTATTTAAGTTGACATGATTCAGAATGTCCCCTGTTCCATCAGCCTTTGTGGAAACTGAGCAATAATAACGTTATTAGTGTCACCCAATGAAGGCCATGTCTAGCATTGATAGcagaaaaaaagttaaaaagatAGACAATTAGATAATTACTTTATTTTTAACCAACTACCCTATCAATGCCAACAAATCTTTCTAAAAAGCATTTTGTAAAGGCCTCAGTAATGACCTCACGTGGAATTATATTTTGCACCTATCTCTGTTTTATCCTGTAGGTCATATCCTTTGGTTTGACATGTCCACAAGTATACAGGTAGTTTGTTTTAAATAGCATTAAGGTTATTTATTGCATGATCATGAACAGTGTCCAGAAGACCAAAAGAGGTTCCCTCTTAATCCACTGGAAGGCATTGCTCATTTATTAATCTAAAGAAAATCACAGTTTTTATTATAACAGTATCACAGGTAATATTAAGTCATAATCACATTATAAATAACTTTCATACAACTCACTGATAACCTGTCCAACAACACAGCAACATCAGTGCTCTAGATCTTCAGTTAGGTTATTGGCACACAAGTACTCTGGGGAAGAGCTTAACAAAACAATATCTGCCGTGGCAGCAGTGACTATTAGGTGGCAAAATGAAAGCTGTTAATGAAGAATCAACCTCAACAAGCAAATCATCAGAGGGTCAACATGAATATGTGTAAACAAAAAACCCCATAAAGTACTCAAATGAGAAGGCCAGGTGTGGGACCAGAGGACAATCCCCCGCTCGCTGTGTGCAATACTCAGCGGTGCAAGTGGATGAATTATTAGTGTCCATTAATAATGACCTCCGCCAAGTAGGTTATATTCTGTGCCGTTTGTCAGCAGGATTTTGCCTAAACAATTTTTATTAAAcatggtggaggggtgtagcatgggtCAAGGGAATAACCATTGtgggtgaaattggtaccagcctcacatgggagtaccagactatgtaggtaccttaccctgtgagcaggcgccgggtgaatgtgggtgcaattgtgtgcaaattgtgataccgtcttcgcgagggccaccaagacacactggtgctgtccttgcaacagtaacaatatgttggtaatctcacccgattggacaggcatcaaccattcaacacaaaggcagatcaattaagttgaacacctaggggggcgccacacaaagtgttgtgtcctccacagtggtaataatgataatccacaaatcagtctcataaaatatattaaactatcaatttggaactctgattaataattaaatgaataactacagccaaagttaccttattaatagcaaggttgaaggtcattagagtCAGtagaccagcgtatataatcaaagtatttatttacacaatgataagaaaataacacacaatatgtaatctagctaaatgtaactaactaatgaattgaaggagtgtggggatgtgtaagagagagggagtgtgtgtgtgtatgtgtgagcttgTGGGCTCGGgattgcgctgttaggagcgcgccagaaggaatgtgtgtgtgttcctttgtccgATCACGgcagttccgcgtgcatgtgtgtgcacgttcgtgaacatacatgtgatggggacaaggacgagcctatgtgcAGCGCGAAGTTTGAGTATTcccttcgcgtgtgtggctatgtgaaggccaatgtatatgttagcgtgtgtgcttgcgatgccatgttagaagagggaaatggttagtgatgcatgcaagaccctgtgtgtctgataagcaatcctaacgataacccttagatggtgtggcgaagccaactaccaactaaccATGAACATATAGAAACAGCTACGTTCGGTAAACAAAAtagatgaaacacatgaacaatgacatatgtaaacagtcttatgcttagccaggttgtgagtAAGCTacgatagctaaatgcccagttaatgtcgaatttaccagtcctttggatAAAGGGGTCGTGCTGGCGAATTCGATGttgatgaggcagagaagagatgaagatGTCCGTAGATGGATGAAGATGTCCGTAGATGGAAAACGTTGTCCTTCCTGTGATGtctttgtttcactgcagtttagtgGATTTGATCGCTCGTTCCGTTGCCGTTTGCCTTCTGTTGTGGTGCTTCGTCCCGTTGCAgggttagctagcaggtctattgttagttGCTTGCGTCAAACTGACTTCGTCTACGTTAGCGGTCAGTGTTCGGCTAATGAGAGATCTTAGGCAATTGTTTAGACAAACGTGAGTcttcaccggttgacggtggaaggagagagggtgctCCTCGGGCAACGCCAGGACAGAGATAGAGGTGTATACCTGGCAACGCCAacccagtggagagagagagaaaaaaagacgcGACGCAACTGGTGGTCTTGTAGTGGGCGTGCTTTAGAATGGCATCGGGTTATGGCTGACTGTTTGACGTAGGTTCCTGATTAAACCATACGCacgttactgattaaagtcaacacaatggacgaattccaggtgtagCCTACCTACACCATTAAATGTTGGAGCTGATCGGAATCATGGGGCATCATGAATCATCCCTGAAAATTTTACATTTTCGTTAACGTTGCGAGATGGGGCATTTTACGGTGGCAGTGCTCTGTGCTCtccgagtgcccttctagtttgcACTGCATTGCCATAGGTCCATGTTTACATAAGTGTTCtgttcatgaaataaaaaatacataggGAAATACTACATCTTACTCTCCTATGCTGATCAGAGTTGTTGTGAAAGTTTTGGGTGGGCCGCAGaagattttcagatttcaaatggGGAATGGCTGACATATAAATATAGGCTAATACACAACAGTTACACTCATCATAGTCACTATGTAAAATGAATATAGTAATTAACAGATTTACCCGCACCATTAACAATTGGTGTTCAACAGATTTACTTCTATTCAAGGTCTCAATCTCCATAGATTTGTCTATTCCTTTCTTCTGGTAGTAAAGTCTGAGTGTATCCTGGTCAGTATAGgagaacatatacagtattcctacccagggttagggttaggtcaaGTCACTCCAAGTCATTAAGTCACTCTATTTGTAACTACGTTTGTAACTCCATTTCTTCTGATTTACCAAAGGGTTTCTCTGTTAGTCTTCTGTGTACCTATCCAAAGCAAGATTCCCAGTCTTTCCCAGAAGAGTAGGCTTTCCTTTTTACAGAATGGTTGGTGGCAGCCATTTTTAGAGCTTGATGCCAATTATATCCTGTGGGTAGATCAGAAAAAAATGGATAATTAATAGGGGTGTTACTGACTGAAATTCATGCCTGGGATCACTGCAATAATCACATACTAGGCTACAACATATTTAAAATTTCAgcattgttttgcttttttttttttttactgattgaCCACTAGATGTCATTCTTCATCTTATATGAGTATTTATGTACCTCTGTCTACATAGGTCATATGCTGATAAGTTGACTGTTACTTACTTAGTGTTTTTATATTCATATTCTTTATTTAGGCCTCAGAACACTAATTGAGCGAGACGCTCATTTTCAAAGGTGCCGAAGTTTCATAGCAGTGAGAGTGTACAATAATACagttttttaattaaattgttTCCTCACCAGTATAAAATTGGGAGTAGAGGCGCATTCTCTGTAGTTTTGGCTGTTCTCCACAGCATCTTGGACTGTGGCAATCACACGCTCTTTAGTGATGGGTTCAGGGAAGAATCCACTGCCCACCATCTCTTCCGCCACAGTGGCTGGAGCAGAGGGAAAGGTAGAGGAGAGGGTTATTCACACCACTGGTGACTCTCATCAGTAGAGGAAGAATGACTGAGggacagggacgtgcacaggaattttgaagggcagttgctctgccctggaaaaaaggggcaacacgttcatttttgtcaccgccgctgccacgccccctccccatGACgtatattttgcctatatcattttaaactcttactaaccgccgccgccacgcccctcctgctcctcctctcctcaagtggtggcgctgtttttatttcctctcctttttcctcccAGTGGTCTGCTACTTCCTCAATAGAAAACACCTCAATCTCCTGAGATGTTGCTTCAATAGACTTTTTCTGATGAACAggggaaaacaaatatttaaatagaTACATTTATGACATACATGTTGACATCTCAAAACCTCTaggacaggggttttcaaccaagGGTCCaaggccccctggtggtccgcgacggaattgcagggggtccgcgacatgagcctattgatcagttcaccattgactttttttatttttataaatatacctgggcccgtcgacatatttatgtctgcaTAGCCAAGtagcattgccaaaaatactgatgtagacccatattcagcgaagaaattacactgacaagtattataggcagaatatgtgtgcggggggagagggcgtggcggcggcggcggttacaaacatgaaaaagaagggtacgggactgtaaaatgttttgggaatcactggcacatcagtgatgtctggtcagaatggtggtccctgggacaaaaccagttgaaaacccctgctctaggaGGAAAAGTGGAGCCAAAAATGTGTGGAACCAGTGGCAATACAGTGTGATTGAGCAATcactaataataaaaaagaaggaaaaaagctAACCGGAAAATCTGATgcttgataggtgaaaattcacatcgcacaaggtttatatagacagaagtttagcgttcagcagggataaccatgtggtggatctctgacgtccgaggctccctgtcttgcaaggatggcagttttgtacaaggtcggaagaagcactgttcgacccttcttatcctctggtctaaacatgctcttgtacatatgcagactaagtggcacctactaatctaagttacacacacacacggaaaaactatgttcctgcttacatgattcatacaaggtatatattaatacaaggcacttgattcatatattcttaagtcattaacagtgcatggaaattatctccatcaatgcTTATTACTACTAATCTACATGCTAATAATGCTAATCATAAACTTCCATCAGATTAATCTCCTTATATTGTATGGATCCAATGTgagtaaatgtatatatatcatattaAATACTCTGTATATCTTAGTGATGGAGGACGCATGTTTAGTGGCGTGCAGGTTGAGGAGCCTCTCTTGGCAACAGATGAATTCCCACACAGTTTTGATATTATTTTGGCAGAGGAATGCCTACTTTGCACAAAACTGGATCCTCCACCAAAACCCAGTGCTGGATTCGCTTGTACGCCTTCAAGATGGTGCCCTTCTCAGGACTGGTGCGAGACCCTTCAGGTGAGTGCAACCACAGCAGTTTCACGAGTGTGTACATCATTCTGTTGTGCTGAGCACTGATGTCTTGTTGTGATGGTGCATAGCCCTTGGTCATCTTCACCCACTGTACCACAGCAGCATCAACAAGATCATCCCTCTTTGTGCGGCAGTAGAAGGTGTTGCCCCAGTATCAGTTGGACACATTACAGATGTGATGTGCCTGAAGagcatatgggggggggggggggggggttacatagTAATAAATATTCAACTGTAATAACACAGGTGAAGTGAGTTTATACCCGGTGGTGGTAGCAAGACTTGTAGAGGTATATATTACGTCCTgtacccacacactcatcaccttGAAGACACTTCAGGGAGTACCTCCACACTCCAACAGGGCGTGACTCCGAAAAAAGAGCTGTGGAATTGGCATAGCACCCCTGACATAGCCAGGAGGTTCTGGTGGGTAAAATCACATTAgtgttttaaatcttttttagtttgtt containing:
- the LOC122131883 gene encoding glycine N-acyltransferase-like protein 3 yields the protein MEILDEEQLKMAETLLSDLFPQSLQVYGYIFQMNRVKADHMDVLVDRWPDFRVILTRPLREKDDCFKDISVYSKDGDKLKKILLETEIVNWENYLCLGVDLCYEEMITSIAATRGATGNKLVVCHVLRLQDPSHLPQTDSSTVAISSLDESHISLVNKTWKFGEGEHSVEFIKNMIRYLPTCCVLDTDGQPVAWVLTYAYCALGMLYTQPEHRGKGYAKILISAISKKLHTQGYPVFCFIEEENQHSFRLFKSL